From Actinopolymorpha cephalotaxi, one genomic window encodes:
- a CDS encoding YciI family protein, producing the protein MAKYLVLIYGDEQKWDALTAEEVQDYMGAHGEFAAAAGAGLLGGNELESTSAATSLRNDANGRLMVTDGPFVETKEVLGGYYLLEAADLDEAIKLASRLPEVQTRHGGVEIRPVRVRD; encoded by the coding sequence ATGGCGAAGTACCTGGTTCTCATCTACGGCGACGAGCAGAAGTGGGACGCGCTGACGGCCGAGGAGGTGCAGGACTACATGGGCGCGCACGGCGAGTTCGCCGCGGCGGCCGGGGCCGGCCTGCTCGGCGGGAACGAACTCGAGTCGACCTCGGCGGCGACCAGCCTGCGCAACGACGCGAACGGCCGGCTGATGGTCACCGACGGACCGTTCGTGGAGACCAAGGAGGTGCTCGGCGGCTACTACCTGCTGGAGGCCGCGGACCTCGACGAGGCGATCAAGCTGGCCTCCCGGTTGCCGGAGGTGCAGACGCGCCACGGCGGGGTGGAGATCCGGCCGGTCCGCGTCCGGGACTGA
- a CDS encoding TetR/AcrR family transcriptional regulator produces the protein MALDRDQMLRSAAALLTRRSTATMDEVARAAGISRATLHRHFAGRDALVRALEELGIEECEAALDAARLDEGPAGEAVHRLVREIEPAAALLAFLYTENQLFEGEEQNPGWVRIDERLAALFRRGQESGEFRIDLSPAWFTEALYALLAAGAWSVAAGRVAAKDFTHSVVELTLGGVRRTREKP, from the coding sequence ATGGCTCTCGACCGTGACCAGATGCTGCGCAGCGCGGCCGCCCTGCTGACCCGCAGGTCCACCGCGACCATGGACGAGGTGGCCAGGGCCGCCGGCATCAGCCGGGCCACGCTGCACCGCCACTTCGCCGGGCGCGACGCGCTGGTGCGGGCGCTGGAGGAGCTCGGCATCGAGGAGTGCGAGGCGGCCCTGGACGCGGCCCGGCTGGACGAGGGTCCGGCGGGGGAAGCCGTGCACCGGCTGGTACGCGAGATCGAACCCGCCGCCGCCCTGCTCGCCTTCCTCTACACCGAGAACCAGCTGTTCGAGGGAGAAGAACAGAACCCGGGCTGGGTCCGCATCGACGAACGCCTCGCGGCGCTGTTCCGGCGCGGCCAGGAGAGCGGCGAGTTCCGCATCGACCTCAGCCCGGCCTGGTTCACCGAGGCGCTGTACGCCCTGCTGGCGGCCGGCGCCTGGTCGGTGGCCGCGGGCCGGGTGGCAGCCAAGGACTTCACCCACTCGGTCGTCGAGCTGACGCTCGGCGGCGTCCGGCGTACGAGAGAGAAACCATGA
- a CDS encoding MFS transporter, with amino-acid sequence MTSTLRPARVVEVEQNPGRWLALCVLVLAVLLVAVDATVLGLATPYISEDLNPSGTQLLWIGDVYSFVIAGLLVSMGSLGDRIGRKRILLCGATAFGAISVLNAYATTPELLIAARALLGVAGATLMPATLALIRNLFHDARERSLAIGVWGAAASAGTAVGPIAGGFLLEHFWWGSVFLINLPVMAVLVVVGVRTLPESRNPNPGPWDLLSVVLSLAGMVGVVYAIKQAATHGFTWPVFGTAVLGAAALYGFVHRQLTMPAPLLDMRLFRHRRFSGAVLADLLTVLGMSGLVFFLSQFLQLVQGRGPFEAGLAEVPAAVGAVAAGLVAGHAARRFSVRAVVSGGLAAVGLALAALTTLDQATGYPVLGAALLVVGVGAGFSFTVTADVILSSVPKEQAGAASAVSETAYELGAALGIALLGSIVTAAYRSFTGPYGTPPQAHESLGAAVEASRHLSPATAQPLLDAARDAFVHGLHLASGAGAAVLLVTAVAAWFALKGQRLESSVARSSASVVGGEDADGEPVRGRGGHTRAPYRIASRTVPSTVPSTVRQQKGCTP; translated from the coding sequence ATGACCAGCACCCTGCGGCCGGCCCGCGTGGTCGAGGTGGAGCAGAACCCGGGCCGCTGGCTCGCGCTCTGCGTCCTCGTGCTGGCCGTGCTGCTGGTGGCCGTCGACGCGACCGTCCTCGGCCTCGCGACCCCCTACATCAGCGAGGACCTCAACCCCTCCGGCACCCAGTTGCTGTGGATCGGTGACGTCTACTCCTTCGTCATCGCCGGCCTGCTGGTCTCCATGGGCAGCCTCGGCGACCGCATCGGCCGCAAGCGGATCCTGCTCTGCGGGGCGACGGCGTTCGGCGCGATCTCGGTACTCAACGCCTACGCGACGACACCGGAACTGCTGATCGCGGCCCGGGCGCTGCTCGGCGTGGCCGGCGCGACCCTGATGCCTGCCACCCTGGCGCTGATCCGCAACCTCTTCCACGATGCGCGCGAACGCAGCCTCGCCATCGGCGTCTGGGGAGCGGCCGCCTCCGCCGGCACCGCCGTCGGCCCGATCGCGGGCGGGTTCCTGCTCGAACACTTCTGGTGGGGCTCGGTCTTCCTGATCAACCTGCCGGTGATGGCGGTCCTGGTCGTCGTCGGCGTCCGCACCCTGCCCGAGTCGCGCAACCCGAACCCCGGCCCCTGGGATCTGCTCAGCGTCGTGCTGTCCCTCGCAGGCATGGTCGGTGTCGTGTACGCGATCAAGCAGGCGGCGACGCACGGCTTCACCTGGCCGGTGTTCGGCACCGCCGTGCTCGGCGCTGCGGCGCTCTACGGGTTCGTCCACCGCCAGCTCACGATGCCGGCCCCACTGCTGGACATGCGGCTGTTCCGGCACCGCCGCTTCAGCGGCGCGGTCCTCGCCGACCTGCTGACCGTGCTCGGCATGTCCGGCCTGGTGTTCTTCCTCTCGCAGTTCCTCCAGCTCGTCCAGGGAAGGGGTCCGTTCGAGGCGGGCCTGGCCGAGGTGCCCGCGGCGGTGGGCGCGGTGGCGGCCGGCCTGGTCGCGGGGCACGCGGCGCGCCGGTTCTCGGTCCGCGCGGTGGTCTCGGGCGGGCTCGCCGCGGTCGGCCTGGCGCTGGCCGCGCTGACGACCCTGGACCAGGCCACCGGCTACCCCGTCCTCGGCGCCGCGCTCCTGGTCGTGGGCGTCGGCGCGGGCTTCTCCTTCACCGTCACCGCCGACGTGATCCTGTCCAGCGTGCCGAAGGAACAGGCGGGCGCGGCCTCGGCGGTCTCGGAGACGGCGTACGAACTCGGTGCGGCGCTCGGAATCGCCTTGCTGGGTTCGATCGTGACCGCCGCCTACCGCAGTTTCACCGGTCCGTACGGCACACCGCCGCAGGCGCACGAGTCGCTGGGCGCGGCGGTGGAAGCATCCAGGCACCTGTCGCCGGCCACCGCGCAACCGCTGCTTGACGCGGCCCGGGACGCCTTCGTGCACGGCCTGCACCTGGCCTCGGGCGCGGGTGCGGCGGTGCTGCTGGTGACCGCGGTGGCGGCGTGGTTCGCGTTGAAGGGTCAGCGGCTGGAGAGTTCGGTCGCGCGCTCGTCAGCGTCAGTCGTCGGTGGTGAAGACGCGGACGGCGAGCCGGTGCGGGGCCGGGGAGGCCACACCCGGGCGCCGTACCGGATAGCGTCGAGGACAGTGCCTTCAACAGTGCCGTCAACAGTCCGCCAACAGAAGGGGTGTACGCCATGA
- a CDS encoding S41 family peptidase: MQTQTRAASALSPQQIETVVASTADAVEAEFFAPSRGCAIAAHVRRLATEGHYTGLCDPAALAERVTADMQAVQPDLHLRLVFRPDGVIDQTDEAAEDAFWQEEARRTAGGVRGVHRLDGDIALLDLAPALSDPRYGGEAIVAAMQLVADAAALVIDLRDNRGGTPEAVALICGYLFGPEPVHLIDVESAAGTHQHWTPAWVPGRRFGPDKPLLVLVSGWTFSGGEELAFDLQELGRARVVGEQTRGGAHPRVGVRVHSHLEATVPCARSVSPRSGTNWEGVGILPDLPVAADEALDVALRHLATDGT; this comes from the coding sequence ATGCAGACACAGACCCGGGCCGCATCAGCCCTGTCGCCCCAGCAGATCGAGACCGTCGTCGCCTCGACCGCCGACGCGGTGGAAGCGGAGTTCTTCGCCCCTTCGCGCGGGTGTGCCATCGCCGCACACGTGCGCAGACTCGCCACCGAGGGCCACTACACCGGGCTCTGCGATCCCGCGGCCCTGGCGGAGCGGGTGACTGCCGACATGCAGGCGGTCCAGCCGGACCTGCACCTGCGCCTGGTCTTCCGGCCGGACGGCGTGATCGACCAGACGGACGAGGCCGCGGAGGACGCCTTCTGGCAGGAGGAGGCGCGGCGTACCGCCGGTGGCGTACGAGGAGTTCACCGGCTGGACGGCGACATCGCCCTGCTCGACCTCGCACCCGCGCTCAGTGACCCGCGGTACGGCGGGGAGGCGATCGTCGCGGCCATGCAACTGGTGGCCGACGCCGCAGCGCTGGTGATCGACCTGCGGGACAACCGCGGCGGTACGCCGGAAGCCGTCGCCCTGATCTGCGGTTACCTGTTCGGGCCGGAGCCGGTGCACCTGATCGACGTCGAGTCGGCGGCCGGAACCCACCAGCACTGGACGCCGGCCTGGGTGCCGGGGCGGCGGTTCGGGCCGGACAAGCCGCTGTTGGTGCTGGTGTCCGGGTGGACGTTCTCCGGCGGCGAGGAGCTCGCCTTCGACCTGCAGGAACTCGGCCGCGCGAGGGTCGTCGGCGAGCAGACCCGCGGCGGCGCGCACCCCCGCGTCGGGGTCCGGGTGCACAGCCACCTCGAGGCGACCGTCCCGTGCGCCCGGTCGGTCAGCCCTCGTAGCGGCACCAACTGGGAAGGCGTCGGCATCTTGCCTGACCTGCCGGTGGCCGCGGACGAGGCGCTCGACGTCGCGCTGAGGCACCTCGCGACCGACGGGACGTGA
- a CDS encoding winged helix-turn-helix domain-containing protein codes for MNPEDEPIADATPEQLSALAHPLRNRLLFAVGGDGATVSQLAVRLRTNKGNVAHHLGVLQRVGLVRISHTRQVRGGTERYFVRIHRKLRGSRDRGEYTSALLQAVAEEITASPVDSLLHLRRIRLTRAQAADLTAYLDRLVGGLAEAPAGEPTHGVLVSVFQSSR; via the coding sequence GTGAACCCCGAGGACGAGCCGATCGCCGACGCCACCCCGGAGCAGCTGAGTGCGCTGGCGCACCCGTTGCGCAACCGGCTGCTGTTCGCCGTCGGAGGCGACGGAGCGACCGTGAGCCAGCTCGCCGTCAGACTGCGTACGAACAAGGGGAACGTCGCCCACCACCTGGGCGTGCTGCAGCGGGTCGGGCTGGTTCGGATCAGCCACACCCGGCAGGTGCGGGGCGGCACCGAGCGCTACTTCGTCCGCATCCACCGCAAACTGCGCGGCAGCCGCGACCGGGGCGAGTACACCTCCGCGCTGCTCCAGGCGGTGGCCGAGGAGATCACCGCGTCTCCGGTGGACTCACTGCTGCACCTACGGCGGATCCGGCTGACCCGAGCGCAGGCGGCGGACCTGACGGCCTACCTCGACCGGCTGGTCGGCGGACTGGCCGAGGCGCCGGCCGGCGAACCGACGCACGGCGTACTCGTCAGCGTCTTCCAGTCCTCGCGGTAG
- a CDS encoding Hsp20/alpha crystallin family protein — translation MLMRTDPFRQLDRLAQQALGGGNSPGTWSRPNPMPMDAYRSGDQFVVAFDLPGTSADSIELDVERNVLTVRAERRPPEVGDGVEMQVCERPLGVFSRQLFLGDTLDTERLEATYEAGVLTLRIPVAEKAKPRRISISTTDSGKQQINA, via the coding sequence ATGTTGATGCGCACGGACCCCTTCCGGCAGCTGGACCGACTCGCTCAGCAGGCTCTCGGCGGAGGCAACTCTCCGGGCACGTGGTCCCGGCCCAACCCGATGCCGATGGACGCCTACCGCTCCGGCGACCAGTTCGTGGTCGCGTTCGACCTTCCCGGCACCAGCGCCGACTCGATCGAACTCGACGTCGAGCGCAACGTGCTCACCGTCCGAGCCGAACGCCGCCCGCCCGAGGTGGGCGACGGCGTGGAGATGCAGGTCTGCGAACGCCCGCTCGGTGTCTTCTCCCGGCAGCTGTTCCTGGGCGACACGCTGGACACCGAGCGCCTCGAGGCGACGTACGAAGCCGGCGTCCTCACATTGCGGATTCCCGTTGCCGAGAAGGCCAAGCCGCGCAGGATCTCCATCTCCACTACCGATTCCGGCAAGCAGCAGATCAACGCCTGA